In the Arachis ipaensis cultivar K30076 chromosome B04, Araip1.1, whole genome shotgun sequence genome, CGTCGGGAAAACCAATGGGCATTTGAATGATTTGTTAAGCTTTTTAACATCGTCTTTCAACATAGATCTATGCCTATGCTTTTGTTTTGCTTGTCAAAGATCTGCCATGTGCATTGATCCTATGCTTATGGTTGTTTGCCTTCTATCTTTCTGACTATTTACGTTGAGGTTCACGGATCAGATGTATCTTCGTTAATGAACCTTAGGGCACGTTTTGAATGTAAGTAAATATTTAAATGGTGAATTCTGGTTGATTCTACTTATTGATAATCCAATCATTGCCAACATCTGGTTTCTAATTTTCAACACAAAGTGGTGACATATGTTTAATGTTCGTTTGCGCTGTTAAATAATCATCGAAggtagtcacaaaaaaaaataatcatcGAAGGCTGTTTGTGTTAGTCATGCCAAATTGCCAATGTGGCAGCTGCATGGTTATAGGGATCGCCTACCAGTAATTTATGTGCTAGCTGCTAAAGGCGGCTCTGACTATGGATTTTGTTTAGGTACTTATATGCGTTACCGACGATTTTGTTACCCACTTCAACTATTCCTACTAATATAAACATTATTgcgtttctcttttttttttcttcccatttttttttctttgcatgtttattttctattgttgttcttttattgctatttttgttgctttttttttctcttcctctttctaaTGATTTTATAGTGTTATgtacttcttttatttttgttaagatgataaaacaagaagaatcataagaaggtaaaacaagaagaagatgaataaaaaaagatgatgataatgaacAAAGAGTAGAAGTTTATTTGTGTGTtgtcatcattaaataatttcggtgcattctggatttaaataagggACACTTGGTCTATACTTGTTTTGAACTGCTTATATGTCGTCATTATTAATAAGTAATTTGATCACAATAACGAAAACGATGTTGATAATAATGATGACgaaaaaggaggaaaaagaaggaggagttcgaaaaaattcaaatgaaaaaagaaagaggaggaggaggaggatgagctgAAGGTTGTGGTGAtgacaataataaaaaagaaagatgaaaaaaaagtagaaagaaaaaaaaagtagcaGAGGTAGGAGAAGGAAAAGGAAGGAGCGCATGATGTGAAAAACGATTATAACAATTTGGTTAGATTTGATTAATTATTTTGCTTGATTGTAGAGCTTAATTCAAAGAATATTTTAACTATTAAAATCTAATTTTATGATATTAAATAAGtcgattaaattattaatttttattagtagaTTGAACTTAAATTATGTTGAGGATTCATTCGTATTTTAATGTACTCCCCGGGTTTTATAAAAAGCTCGATCTTAATCACTTATGGTGACTGGAGCTATTAGCGCCGTCTAAGTATTTCAAATAAGTTTGATTTCTCTGTTCCTCTACTTTGTTGGTTGTTCTTTCGTGGTGTTTGGGCACCGCTGTATTCTTATTATACATTTGCAGCATCTTTGGAAGAACAACCGAGTGGCAACTGGCAAGTGATTGTAGAAGTATTATATGTAATAAAAGGGATCCGAATGCTATTGACTATTGAGCTATGAAGCAcggcgtgtcggacacatttcagaTATGATACTTATTGAAACTCGTTTGACACCCGTGTCTGCtatgtccaaccgtgtcttaataaaaaataaaaattttttcttcGAACACActtggacacacttaaatatcatcacgtgtcagtgtgtccagtcttattcttaacatatattcttaaaataaatttagatatagtatatactattatttattaaaataaaaaaatattttaaatatttgatataattaaaataagacattaaaaataattaaaaaatttaatttatatttaatatcaataaaatatcaaaaaatcattacgatttatttaaataatactttatattttatatatatgcgtgtccctgtaagattttaaaatttgcatGTCGGCGTGTCcagtgtcgtgtcgtgtcccgtgtccgtgtcaaTGCCCATGCATCATTGCTATTGAGTATTGACTAATGAAGGGATCCTTTCGTTGTATTCTATCACCTTGTATTCCTCAACGCTAAGGAGTTGAAGAAGGCACGTTTATTCCCCTTCGTTAAATCTTTTGATACGAACTATGTGAGACAAAAAAATCCATATACCAATTGGTCTAATTATAATAGCAGGGCAATCCTGAAACATATTTATATAAACCATGGAACTCTCTCacgttttagaaaatatatacaAACCGTGGTAAGCTACCATAGTTTATAAAGAAATCATCAAATAAGGAAACCGTGTGAACCTACCACAGATTATGGAAGCCACAATGGGGGCATAAATTGTGCTACCCacccacggtttatgaagaaggATGTTTGGGCATAAACCGTGGTACCCTCCCACGATTTATGGGCACATGTATATAGGGGTGGCAACACTacccgaacccgcgggtacccaccccGTCCCTACCCGCTCGGGGCGGGTTTTAACGGGGCGGGatctttggcggggcggggcgggcggGGCAgggtcgggtagagcaaaaacccgcGCCTACCCACCCCGTTGCCACCCCTAcatgtatatataattatatacgcAATCCGCGGAACCTTTGGGGGATTTCATTGTTGGGAGTTTTAGGGTATTTGGGGTGTGTTTGGGAAATCCGTTGAAAGGGAAGAAGCACGTTTAGACTTCTTGAAAGCTTCAATTtttggtttggcaaattttttttCTCATAAACGCAAAAGTAATTCTGCTACCAAAACCACGTTTACAAGAAGTAACAATTTTTAACTTCTGCGTTTTCTTAATGGGCTTTTAGCCATGGATACTAACTATTTATTTGAATAAGAGTACaatgtaaaaaaatattaaagtaaCATTCTCACGTTAatacttaaaaaatataaaatatttgattatatatatatatatgtattatttaaaaatatattttttgtatgtTATATCGACGAAGAGGTTAGTTATACTATCTTGGTCgtatcaatatttttttataaacatcCTCCCAAAAGTTTAAATTGATATTGGGGTTCAGCAagaatcgaactcttgaccttttggatctagaactctaataccatatcatgataccactcatcccaaaagcttcagctaatgaaaaaaggtaacactaatggttatatgtCTAATACTCCTTAAACATCCATTGTAcgcattgtataaatattccattggctcctcatactttcccatatgtttaatttaaaaaatataggaATATATGTTTGTTGGCATTATCTttaaaaatggaaaataaaagtaaataagaGAGGGAACCTATTAGCACTTCTATTATACTAAATTGTTTGTCTATatgtgttattattattgttattattattattattattattattattagagaaaaTATAAAACAAAGATGAGAAATAAAAAATGTGAAATTTCAATTACTGATAAAGAATATATATACTCAAGTTGTATGtttatactatttttttaaaattatatttattcaTATTAATATTACAAGTATGATGAGGAGTACATGTTATATGTGAACCACTCTTCTTCATAAACCCTGGGTAGGTACCACGGTTTATACGTGTATGTCtcttcttcataaaccgtgggagGGTACCACGGTTTATGTTTATTATTctctcttcataaaccgtggtagGATACTACGGTTTATGTGTAAACGCTAAAATGTGAGAGGGTTCCACGGTTTATATAAATATGTTTCAGGACATACAAGTAACCAAATATATATTGTTGCAATTGAATAAACATTTTCCTAGTTTATTTCATTTAAGTAATTTGCCCACAATAGCAAtatctaaaataattaaaaagaaagttTTGTAGAAATGACTAAACTATTTGTTCAAGATATGCATTAAAAATTAACCAAGACAGTAATTAACGATTGTGAAAAACCAATCGTCTAACTATTTTCAAGTTGTATTAAATGCTTTCTAttttcaaattgcattaaaaccGTTCTCATTAATCAAGTTGAATCAAATATGCAtcaatttattaatatttattttaagatttattttatatttatatttattttattttacttttattattttagatCCAACTATGATTTCACCCATTTTATTTTAGTGAACttataaattagaattttaaaacTACTAGATATAAAAACTTTTAAACTTTGTagctatttttttcaattttgataAATGAAATTTGTTTGAGCTTGAAAAATTTGAATGTGAACAAAAGAGATAAAATAATTCCCTTAACTGTTGCATAAAACAATTAAATTAAGGTAAAATAAGTCACTTTCTTTAATTTCATCTTGTCCTGGGTTCCATAAAATATAAGGTGAACATCCGTATTATTTTGTCTCTTCCCTTGCCAATTGACATTGCATTTTATAACGAGATATTCTTTTTAAATCAATCTAAAGAATTTCTAAACataaccatacttcatctctcaCTTTGCATCGGTATTGCAATCTCCCAAGTTCAGTCATCTGATGGCTACAGTCTTTAACTAAAGTATCAACGCATTGAATAAATTCGTAATTCTAGCATCATTGGCTAATCCATTTCATTAATTAATCCTACTGTAACAGCTTAGCAGAAAAATCCATATTGGTATGCAGTGCTTGACCATATTACAAGCTCGAGTTATACATATAGTAACTCAATCCAAAACTGGAATCATCTATTAGTATTCAAGTGAATGCCTAAAGAGAAATGCACTGCTGGGAGGGGTATACTACAGTGCACTCGGGAAGAACCAAAACAAGAGAAACTATCACCTAGgcaaaatttcaaaaaagaatcaagggagcggagctaaaagaaagaaaaaaaaaagtgaaatagACCGCTACTTGTTCAAACGGTTTGCTTTATCACTCATCTTCATCCTAGCTAATATTTTCTCTTCGGTCTACTAGTGGCTGGCCTGACTCAAAAATTTCCAACCCTAATCTATGAGCTAGTTCATCCATCATCTTATTGACTGcttcgaatccttctctccatctatttGACACCTTGAAATTGTGAACAATATTTTTCAAGTCTACAAGAGTGCTTCCAGGTATTACCCCTAGCCTATCCTTCGCCAGCTTTTTCACCATGGAAACATTTTCCCGTTGATCAGCCACAACATAAATGACAAGGAGGAACTGGTAACAGGCAAGGTTCTTCGGATCCAGGTCAATCACCAGTTTTGCAATTCGCTCACCCAAGTCCACATCTCTTTTGAAATGGCAGAAACCGAGCAAATTTGCCCATAGTAATGACTCATATGACATATCTCCATCAAATTTTATGATGTTCCTCAGGAATTCTTCTGCCTCATCAACTAGCCCTACGTTCGCCAGAAGATTCGCCATGCACCAAAAATGAGCAAAATTGGGCTTCACATTGAACACATCAGTCATTTGCTTGAAGTAAAACCTGCCCGCAGTTAACTTCTCTGCACGAGCGCAGGCACACAAAATGCCAATGAAGGTTACTTCGTCAGGGGATAACCTAGCCAGACTTCTGTCTGCACTTATAATCTTATCAAGTTCAACCTCATGCTTCATCTTCTCCATACCAACCATTAAATCAAATAGGTTTAGTCCATCTTCGGGATTTCCACGAATGCAGTGCCCCAAGATCATCGCATTCCAGGAAACCAAATTCCTGTTTGCCATCCTCTCAAACACTACATGTGCTACATCCACCCTCTTGCATTTGCAGTACATGTCGATCAAAGCCGTATCAATAATCAAGCTCAACCTTGCTAACGTCCTAATGATGCTCGCGTGAACTGATCTTCCTTCCTTGAGTCTAGCTGACCGGCCACAAGCCGTAATCACAGATACCATAGTCCTAGCATTACCCTTCAATCCCAACCTACCCATCTCCCGGAACAACTTCAAGGCAAAGCCAGGGTTCCTAGCCTTCAAATGGCCAGCAATCATAACATTCCAAGTAATCAAATTCCTTTcgggcatttcatcaaacagtgCATATGCAGCATTCAATTCACCAACCGTTACATATCCATCAATGATCGAGTTCCACGAAACCAAATCCCTGCTCAACATTGTGTCAAACACTACCCTAGCAACTCCAATATCACCGCAGCACCCATACATGTGAATCAAAGAGTTCTGAACCGGTAGCACCCCATCAACCCCATTCTTCAGGGATTGACCGTGGCACTTCCTCCCAGATTGAAGGCAACCCATCTTGGCACAGGAACCAATGAGGGGCACAAAGGTGTAGCTGTTGGGAAAGAAACCACTGTGCaaagaattaaagaaaaaagCAAGAGCTTGATGAGGAACGTGGCTGTTAGAATAAGCCTGGATCATTGTGTTGACGCAAAACGTGTCTAAGGTGTTGTTGAAGTGATGGAAGATTAAAAGGGTGTAAGCGACGTCGCATAGGTGTGAGGCGCGACTCAGAAGGGTGCGTGCAATGTGAGGGTTGCGGAGTAGGGCGGTGGTGGTGAGGAGTGCCTGAATTTGGAGGAGGTGGCGGTTGGTGTGGCACGCACTCTGGAGAATCGCGTGGAAGGCATTGAAGGGGGAGAGAGTTGTTGTGGTTGTGTCCTTGCCATCTTCTTCCTCGAGTATCTTCCCATCTTGTGGAACCAAGCAAGGGATCCCGTTTTTTATCTAAAATTAAACGGAATATGCGGATGATTAGAGAATGAAGTGATGAAAGCTATGATTGAGAAAGGAAAGCGAGGTAGAAGTGAACTGACAGGAAAGGAAACGGGAATGGCATTACTGATTAGGGAATTGGTTTCCTGGTAGTACCTCAAGGTATGCTTCGAGAGAGGACAAACCAAAACCTCCGAGAGCCTCTTCCCCACTGGACCCATCGCCTCTTTGCTTATTCTTGCCattctcctctctctttctctctctctctttctctctctgtcaTATCGTTTTCATCAAAGTTGCGAGAACCAGACCGATCAATGAACTGGTAGAGTAATTGGTTCAACGGTTCAGAGGTTAAACCGGTttaactaaatataaaataaaattattaaaaatttaatatacacttttaaatatttaaatttaatattttttataaaataaaaaattattaaataaatttaagtTCTAATAAAGTAATCACTAATCAagtaatcaacaaaaatttagaataaaaaaaattaacaataatttctaataatcaaataataaaaaacaatgaaaaacaCAAACTTATACATAAACTCAAACCATCAacaacaaaattcagaatcacaACAAATTTTAACGACAAACTTTTAATTAAGTATTCAATAGCAAAAACTCAGAATCCAAAAACAGAGAAAACTAagcatacaacaacaacaacaaaaaataatcCAAACTCAACATCCAAACTAAATTCAAAATCGTATCAGCAACAACCCTTACTTGAGAatacaaaattaacaaaattacaACAACATTCAAATCAACCATAAACCCCAACTCAACTCCATCAACAAAATTAACTCAGCAACAAAATTCAACAGAATATTCAAATCAATTATCAACCATTATTTCAAAAAACCACTTGTAATCTATAGAGTATTTCTGGGTGTGGAACCTTTGAAGCTTCTTCCTCAGTTTCAGAGTTACAATTTTCTATCTTCCAAAAATAATGGCTACACTTTCTCTCAGAAAATCAGCAACAACACAAATTGAAGTAGCAGTGCTTACCGGCATCGAGGGAGGAAGGGAAGTGACGGCGAGGGAGGAAGGATGTGACCTCGGACAGAGAGAGAAGGGGCTCGAAGACAGACTTGACGCAAGGACAGAGACGACAATTTCAGGGCCGACGACGACCACGATGGAGACTACGACGTCAATAGCTCCGAGCACGACTTCTAGCGACGTCGAGGAGAAGACGAGGGCTGAGACAACGGAGACGAGCGGCGACACGAGAAGCGTTGCGACGAGCTTGAGCAGTAGAGACGACGACTGGAGCAGATGCGACGGCGGCGGGGAGACAGTGGTGGACGTGGTTCGCCGATGGAGAAGGCGGCGGGTGAGAAAGGGGGTTAGGATTGGGATGGGTCCtcagcaaggttctgaaaaccgaaccggtcatcgaaccgttcTAGTCACTAGTTCACTGGTTTACTGGTCTAACCGGTTCAACTGTGGTCTAACcggaaaaaccgttttataataaaataataaataaattataaatgaaTACTCTCAAACATAGTTATAGTGTAACATAAATTTTAATGTCTTCCAAATATAAAGTACTACATCAACCAAAATCTAATTTAACATTTGATTTCATAATTATTAACAATATCATTCAATATATCACTATTGAACTCGTTAAGATAGTcacaaaaaaccaaaaaaaaaaaattcattgaattaACCAAATCAATAACAAATATTCAATCATCTACTCATAGCTAAGCTCAGCATCATAGCATGATAAATCAGCAACAGCCAATAATGTAACCAGAAATTCCCAGTCTCAAGGGCAAGATACCAAATTATCATTGAATCAGAAGGCAAAGAACTCTTGTTGTTAatgttgttgttattgatttcatCCAATCTTGATCTCATCCATGAAAAGGGACAATGAAGGGTGACAAGCCTCATCAAGCTCCTAAGGCTTGCCATTCTTGGGGTTGCCAACATTCCTCTTTGAGGTAACATGCCATTTTCACTCCCTATAAGCAGCTGGACATAAGAAACATTCTCCACCTTCAAGTTTCAGTTTGGCATATCccatctatctatctatttatcTAACTTATAACAAAATTTTCAGCCAAATTTTAACAAAGTTTCAGCACATTCTTAATAAAGAGTAACAAACTCTTTCAAATCTTTCTGATGTTAAgcatattagaaaaataaatccaACTTTCAGGAGCCAGTAACAAAATCATGAAATTTGAACAACATCATATACAGACCAAAACCATAATCAGAAAAATCAATGTCTAATCTTATTATTTATAAACATATTCAAAACAAATTTAGCATGATTTTGAAGTAGAACAAGAACGAGGGCAGATGAAATCAGTGGTAACAAGATGGCAAGGCACGACAGAAACAGCAACAGAGGTAGCAGCACTGGCAGTTCAACAAGAGACTAAACAGAGACTACACAGCACCAGACCACACTAACAGTACCTCTCAAAGGATAAACCCAATCAAAAACACCATTACCAACAGCACAAGAGACTAAACAGAGCCAAGAATCAAGAACAATCACCATCCAGCAACAAACATTACAAAACAGAGCATAAAGTAACCACACTAAACCAGCATAAAATCAGAAGcagttcaacaaaaatttcagaaattaaaaaaacaGCAGCAGCACAAAATTTCAATAATGATTTGGATTCCAACTTTCCATTAATCCATTCGCAATTTCACATTCAGAAATCACTCAACAGAGCATAAAAGGAAGAACCGAAGAAGTGAAAGCAGTGCCACTAACCTTCGACGGAGAGACGGACGGCGAGCGGCGAGCGGCGACACGACGGCGAGCTGCTCCAAGCCTCGA is a window encoding:
- the LOC107636330 gene encoding pentatricopeptide repeat-containing protein At3g51320 — translated: MARISKEAMGPVGKRLSEVLVCPLSKHTLRYYQETNSLISNAIPVSFPIKNGIPCLVPQDGKILEEEDGKDTTTTTLSPFNAFHAILQSACHTNRHLLQIQALLTTTALLRNPHIARTLLSRASHLCDVAYTLLIFHHFNNTLDTFCVNTMIQAYSNSHVPHQALAFFFNSLHSGFFPNSYTFVPLIGSCAKMGCLQSGRKCHGQSLKNGVDGVLPVQNSLIHMYGCCGDIGVARVVFDTMLSRDLVSWNSIIDGYVTVGELNAAYALFDEMPERNLITWNVMIAGHLKARNPGFALKLFREMGRLGLKGNARTMVSVITACGRSARLKEGRSVHASIIRTLARLSLIIDTALIDMYCKCKRVDVAHVVFERMANRNLVSWNAMILGHCIRGNPEDGLNLFDLMVGMEKMKHEVELDKIISADRSLARLSPDEVTFIGILCACARAEKLTAGRFYFKQMTDVFNVKPNFAHFWCMANLLANVGLVDEAEEFLRNIIKFDGDMSYESLLWANLLGFCHFKRDVDLGERIAKLVIDLDPKNLACYQFLLVIYVVADQRENVSMVKKLAKDRLGVIPGSTLVDLKNIVHNFKVSNRWREGFEAVNKMMDELAHRLGLEIFESGQPLVDRRENIS